In Pseudoalteromonas tetraodonis, the genomic window AAACGAAACTCAAAGACAGCTCACTTGTTTATCAGCGTAATAAGCGTTTAATCATTGATTTTGATCCCAATAGCCGACAAGCCCGTTTTGCAACCTCATTGCTTTCAAAAAAAAGAGTGACCGCCATGTTTTATAATAATAAAGGGGGTGAGGCACTGGTAAATAAACACTATGATTTAGCGTTTAGCTATTTCAAAGCAGCAATCAATACGGACGCTTCATTTAGTGCTAGCTGGGGCAATTTAGGGGTACTCTTTAAACAATTAGATGATTTAAAGCAAGCGGAGCAAATGTATCGCTATGCTATTGCCTTAAATACTGATAATAATACTGCACAAGGTAACTTAGCATTATTATACACACTCACAGATAGAGTGGCCGAAGGCGAAAAGCTATTGGCTGAGCTTGACAAAAAACGCCAAGAAAATCCTTACTATCATATCTCGCTTGGTAACAGTGAGTATGTAAGTGGTAATTTTACAGGCGCAATTAGCCACTATAAAAAAGCGAACGCTATTTCACCAACCTTACATGAAAGCCACTTTGGACTGGCGCGAAGTTACTTTGAGTTAAATAATATAGCTAGGGCGGAATTTCATTTGCGTAAAGCCAGAAAAAAAGCAGACTTTACACATGACAAACAACGCTATGATAATAAACTCATCGCATTAAAATCACTTATCGTTAAGGCGAATCATTATTAAATTATTTAGCTTAACCTGCATTGTATTTTTTATAAGTTGGAGTGGACTCTCAAAGCCGATTGAGCCGCAGTTATTCACTGATTTAACAACGCTAACCAGCTCTAAATTAGCAGGCAGAAAAACGAATAGTCACTCGGCTTTACTCACCAGAGAATATTTAAAAGCACGCTTTAAAGAGCATCAACTGACGGTTATTGAACAACCTTTTACTTATCCATCAGGGCTGTTTTCTAAGGCGCAAGGCGTAAATATTGTTGCGACCAAAACAGCAAAAAATTTGCCTGTTATTGTTATTACAGCGCATTACGACCATTTAGGCCTAAAAGCCGGAAAATTACATCCTGGTGCTAACGATAATGCCTCGGGTGTTGCCGCATTACTATACTTATCGAACGCTTTAAAGGTGCAATCATCCTATGGTTTTGTGTTTGTTGCAACAGACGCTGAAGAAAACGGTTTACACGGCAGTGAGCACTTTGCCAAAACAATGCGCCAGTCTCCTATTGCTTTAAATATTAACTTAGATATGTTGGCAATTAAAAAATCGCATAAGCGGTTATACGCGCTAACAAGTCGTTCGTTAAAAGGTCAACTCACTCCACTATTTAGCCAAATAAAAAATACGAGTGTCGAATTAAAGCCCGTTTATTCATCACGAAAAATGAGTCGACTCACCAACACGAAACAAATAGACTGGCACAGAGCCAGCGACCATTATTCATTCGCTAAACAAAAAATTCCGTATGTGTACTTCTCGATGGGCGCCGATAACTATCATCACACAGCAAAAGATACGCTCGAAAATATTAACACTGCTCTTTATCAAGAAGCAGTATTGCTAATTGAGGCATTTATTAATCAGCTTTTGACAAACCCTGAGGTATTCAGTCCCCCCTTAAAAGCAGCAACGTAAGCCTCTTTTTTTGCCCGTGGAAGTTTTTTAATCGCATATTCTAATTTACTTGCGTCGCTTTTAGTCCCAACTTGTTGCTGATGAATGAGCACCAGCGGTCCTTTCCCTTTGAGGTTTTTTGCCCCTTTACCCGCTTGGTGCGTTGCTAAACGACGCGCTACATCAACTGTAATGCCGGTATACCAATGACCAAACCGTGTTTGCACAATATACAGTGACCAAACAGCCGGTTTAATTTTACTATTGCACAACTCATCGTTTAAACTTTTTTGATTATTAATGGTCAAAACCTCGCCTTAACGCGCTAAACAAAAACAATTACTCAAAAGGGTTTTACCTTGAGTGACTAATCGGTATCATGCAGACTATAAAAAATAAGGATCACAACTAACAATGCAGTCGTTAAAAACTTTTTCTCTTTGGCTTATCGTCGCTTTAACGCTTAGTTCAGCCGCAGGTTGTTCTAGCTGGGTGTACAGAATCAACATCCCTCAAGGTAACTTTTTAGAACAATCAGACGTTGATAAGCTTCGCGTTAATATGACTCGCGAGCAAGTAATTTATGTACTAGGCAGACCGATTGCCGAAGACGCCTTCGATAAAAATACTTGGCGTTACGTTTATAGCTTTAATAAAGGGCGCGCTAATGAACAATATAAATCATTAGTATTAAACTTTGAAAATGAAAAGTTGGTGACGGTCTCTGGTGACTATGAGCAACCAGAAAACTTTACAACCCCTTTAGAGCAATAAGCCATTTGGGTTTAATTTAAAAAGGTGAGCATAGCTCACCTTTTTTGTATCTAACGATCTAACGGTCGGCCACCGGTTACTTTATTTGCGCGGCCCTCTTCTTTGGCTTTTTCGGCGCGCTTTCTGCGGGCATCTTTAGGGTCGGCAATTAATGGGCGGTAAATTTCAACTCTATCGCCGTCTTTAAGCTCATGATTAAGCTTTACCGTTCTGTTCCATACACCTAAAGTTAAAGCGGTTGCATCAATTTCAGGGCACTTCTTAATAATACCTGATTGGATCACTGCTTGCTCTGCGGTGGTACCTTGGAATACTTCTATATTTAACGTGGTTGCTTTCGTTGGCAACGCAAACACAATTTCAATATTGATCATGCTCGCTCTCCATATACCGCTTTTGCACGTTGAGTAAAGGCACTCACCATATTTTTAGCTACATCATTAAAAATTTTACCAAACGCAAGTTCTATTAACTTACTAGAAAATTCAAAGTCTAGCTGTAAATGCACTTTGCACGCATGCGCATCTAATTGCTGAAAATGCCAGCGACCTTGTAAGGTTTTAAAAGGCCCATCGACCAAGCGAAGCATCACTGTTTGCTCATCAATTAGCGTATTTTCAGTGGTAAACCATTTTTTTATACCGGCTTTAGATATTTCTAAACTGGCGGTCATGTTATTATCATGCTGCTTAATAATTTTTGAGTCTGAACAATTAGGTAAAAACTGCGAATAAGCTTCTACATCATTGACTAGATCAAACATCTCTTTAGTGCTGTACATAACCAGCGCACTTTTCTCTATTTGTGGCATACTCACTCCCAACTGTGTGCAGGAATTTTAGCAAGCTTTGTGCGTTTCCCCAAACTTTCATCGCGCTTAAATGAATCCTTCGCTTTTGCATGTATAATTTAAAAAAATCGATGTAAAACATCTCGTATAACGTATATTATAGGGCACTATGGCTAAGAAAAATTCATCAAAATCGACAAGTAATACCATCGCGCTAAATAAAAAAGCGCGACACGAGTATTTTTTACACGACAAGTTTGAAGCAGGTATTGAACTCCAAGGCTGGGAAGTAAAAAGTATCCGAGCAGGTAAAGTAAATATCTCTGAAACTTATATTCATCTTAAAAACGGTGAAGCGTTTTTATTAGGCAGCACAATCCAGCCTTTAAATAGTGCATCAACCCATGTTATTTGCGACCCGCTGCGTTATCGTAAATTATTACTAAGCAGACGTGAACTTGACCGTTTGGTTGGTGCAACCGAGCGTGATGGTTATTCATTAATTGCCACAGCTATGTATTGGAAAAAATGCTGGGTAAAGCTTGAATTCCATTTAGCGAAAGGTAAGAAAATGCATGACAAACGTGAAGACGGTAAAAATAAAGATTGGTCCCGTGAAAAAGAACGCTTAATGAAACATAAAGTTTAAATAAAAAAGCCTAACATCATGTTAGGCTTTTTTTTGCTAAATTTTTAGGAAAATACAAATTATTACAAATTAAAGTCGCTCGGCGTTTTGTTTATTAATAATAACTAAATCACGTTACAGCGCCAAATAGCGAGCATCCTATCGTTTACCTTTATTGAGAAAATCAGTACATATTAGTGCAGATAACAAAATCATCTTTGTGGCCAATTGACAACAGTTAAGTTACATGGTATTAATAATTCGACTTGTAAAACAAGTAAATTATAACATATCAACAAGGACTTAAGGATGAAGCAATCAATTGCATTTACACCGAGCTTAATCATCGGTGCTACTATCGCATTGTCAGCAGGTTTTAGTACAACGACTTATGCTGCACAGCAAACTGCAGAAAAAGTAGAACGTATTCAAGTAACAGGCTCTCGTATCAAACGTTCGGACATCGAAGGCCCGTCTCCAGTACAATCCATTAATAAAGAAGACATCGAAAACATGGGTTATGACAACCTACAACAGCTTCTTGAAAGAATGCCTGTTGCAGGTAATGGTACTTTTTCAACCCGTGGTAATAACCAAGACTCAACCGCAAATGGCTCAGCTGCCGTCAGCCTTCGTGGCTTAGGCGCCGATGCTACCTTGGTACTTATTAATGGTCGTCGTGTTGCAATCAGTGCATTTGCTGAAGGGATCACCAACTCATTCGTTGATATCAACAGTATTCCTGTTTCAGCAATCGAACGTATTGATATTTTAAAAGATGGCGCCTCAGCAATCTATGGCTCTGATGCTGTAGCGGGTGTTGTAAATGTTATCTTGAAAAAAGATATTGACGGTATTGAAGTAAACTTAGGTTACGGCGGCACAGATGGCCCTAACTATGAAGAAACTACAGCCAGTATTGTTTGGGGTACTACTAGTGCAAAAAGTAGCGCATCCGTTATTATTGATTACTTTAAAAATACCTCTTTATCATCAGATGAAATGGGGCGTTTAGGTACTGCTAATCAATCTCCATATGGCGGTGAAGATTTCCGTTCATCACGTGGCTTCCCTGGCTACTTCTATGTTGATGGCGTTAAAACAATTGACCCTGCGTGTCCTGCAGAAAATGCAACATCAAGTGGCAGTTGTTTATTTGACTATGGTCCATTTGGCTATATTGCACCGGCATCAGAACGTGTAGGTGCTATTTCACAATTTGAATACCGCTTTGATAATGGCATAACGGGCTTCTTAGAAATGGCCGTTCAGCACAACAGCTCAATTGCAGCAGGTGCCCCAACGCCACTTGATGAAGATGCGGGCTTAACAGTACCAGGTAGTCACCCTAATAACCCATTCGGCCAAGATATTGAAATAGGTCGTTACAGAACCGTAGATGCGGGTGCGCGCCAATGGGATATCGAATCAGACACATTACGTTTTGTTGCTGGTTTAAAAGGTGAAATAAACGATTGGAGCTGGGAAACAGCGGTACAAAAAGGACGTAGTAAGTCATTACAAACTGGGGATCGCTCACAAGGTTGGGTACGCACCGACTTCTTACAACAAGAAATTGATGCCGGTAACTACAACCCATTTGGCGGCACTTACAACGATCCGGCCGTAATTGATAGAATTACTACGAGTTTGGTTCGTCAAGGCGAGTCTCATATGACGTCGTTCGATGCTAACATTTCAGGTGAAGCATTTAGCTTTGGTGATGATGTTGTCATGATGGCGGCCGGTATTGAATACCGCGAAGAGGACGTAACGGATACGCCAGATGATCAATTCCAACGAGGATTAATCTTTGGTACCGAGTCTGTGTCAGCTGCAGCAGAGCGTGACCAATACGCTGCCTATGTAGAGTTTTCAATTCCACTTGCTGAGAACTTAGAGCTACAACTTGCTGGTCGTTACGATGATTACAGTGACTTTGGTACCACAACCAATCCTAAAGTCGCTTTACGCTGGGCACCTACAGATGAAATCACAGTACGTGGTTCATGGGCGCAAGGCTTTAGAGCACCGTCACTTGCACAAGTAGGTTTAGGGCCATCTCAGGAAAGTCAGTTCTTTATTGATAACTATCGCTGTGATGCAACAGGTAAAGATTGTGATCCGCTAGATTACAACATTGAATTTGCCGGTAACCCTGATTTAGAAGCTGAAGAGTCTGAATCTTGGAACGTCGGCTTTATTTGGGCACCTACAACTGACTTTGGTTTGAGTGTAGATGTATGGAGTATCACCCAAGACAATAAAATTGATGAGCAAGAGTTTGGTCCAATTTACAACTCAGAGTGTAATAACCAAAACAGTACCGTATGTGTTCGCTTACCTCCTTCAGGTACGGACAGTTTAGGGACTATTCAAAAGATTTTCAGTACTTTTGAAAATGTATCATCACAAGAAGTTTCGGGCGTTGATATTTCAGCAAATTACAACCACTCACTGGATGATTTAGGCTTACTAAAATTCAATTTAGAATGGGCTTATCAAGATAAATTTGAAAAAGACGGCCGCGATTATACCGGCGAATATGGTTACCCAGAGCATCGCTGGATTTTCTCAACTAACTGGGAAATTGGTCAGTTCAACACAAACATGAACATTAGTTATGTAGGTGAGTTTGAAGATACGCCAGATATTGACTTCGATGGTAACTTAGACTTCGATAGTAATACATCACGTACTGTTGATTCACAAGTACTGGTAGATTTACAAACATCATACCGTATTACTAAGTCAGCAAAAGTATCACTAGGTGTGAACAACTTATTTGATGAAGAGCCACCGTTTGCAATTGGTGACGGTGATTCAGATCTGTATGGTTACGCATCGGGTGTACACAACCCTCGTGGTCGTTACATTTACACTAAAGTTAGCTTTTCGTTTTAATTTAAAATAATAAAAAAACCGCCATTTTGGCGGTTTTTTTTCTTAAACTAAAGGGCTAAATTATAGCTCGCCTTCGTTTTCAGATAAGAATTTAGCAACGCCTTCAGGGCTTGCGTCCATTCCTTTTTTACCTTCAGTCCAACCAGCAGGACATACTTCACCGTGCTCGCTGTGGAATGCTAGTGCATCAACCATACGGATCATTTCGTCAATGTTACGACCCAGTGGTAAATCGTTCACTACTTGGTGACGTACGTTACCTTCTTCATCGATTAGGAAAGAACCACGAAATGCAACGCCCGCTTCTGGGTGCTCAACGTCGTATGCTTTACAGATTTCGTGTTTAACGTCTGCAACTAGTGCGTATTGAACTTTACCAATACCGCCGTCTGCTACAGCCGTGTTACGCCATGCGTTGTGTGAGAATTGTGAATCGATAGAAACACCAATTACTTCTACGCCACGTTTTTGGAATTCTGCATAACGCTTATCAAAAGCAATAAGCTCAGAAGGACATACAAATGTGAAATCTAGTGGGTAGAAAAAGATTACTGCTTTTTTACCTTTGATTTTTTCGTGAAGGTTATAGCTATCTACAATCTCACCGTTACCTAGAACAGCTGCAGCGGTAAAGTCTGGTGCCTGACGGCCTACTAATACACCCATTTTATTCTCCAAATATTTTGAGTTTATTGTCAATTGCTTACGCAATACTGATTACTAATATGGGCACTAATTTTAAAATTACAATAGCAACCATATTTAATTAAACATTATTCTATGGCTATCAAAAATAAATTAACAATCGTATTTATAGATAGCACCGTTCTAAAATAGCGAACGCTTGATAAATGGACTGATTTTTAATCATAAAAAAACCTGCTTTAAGCAGGTTCTTTTTACTAATCCATAATATCGCTAGGCATATCACCGCGAATATGTTGCCATATTTCGCCGGTTTGATGACCATATTTACGCATCATGAATATTGCACCATCGTGCTCTTTATTCTCAGCAAGCTTAGTTAAGTCTTTATAAAACTGGCGTGCAAGCTCGCGAGTGCGAGGATCTGAAAAGTAATGGCAGCCAATCTTAGAATAAAAACCTTTAAAGCCATTAAGGATGAGCACATAAATGCGATTATTACCGGCAACAGCTAATTCATGATGAACTTTATAATCATAATCTGCAAACGCTTGCGCGCTGTCTTCTAATTCATCGCTTTGTGATAAAATTTCGATAACACGCTCTGGTGCAAGTTTTATAGCTGCACGGGTATAAATTGCGCTGATATTAGTACGTGCTGAGAGTAACTGATCGGTTAGCTCTGGCATTTTATCTTCATCTAAACGTGCCAGTGTTTCAAGGATATTTAATCCTGAGGTTTCCCAAAAGTTATTAACGCGAGTAGGTTTACCATGTTGTATTGTTAACCAACCGTCTCTAGCTAATCGCTGTAATACTTCTCGTAATGTGGTTCTAGTAACACCAATTAACTCTGAGAGTTCACGCTCAGCAGGCAGAATTGAACCTGGAGGAAAATCACCATTCCAGATTGACTCTACTATGTATTCCTCAGCAAATCCTGCTGGGCTTTTCGCTTTAAAAATTCTCATTCAATTCCTACTCGAATTAATTCACATCACATCGCTACATACGATTAACTGACTGATTGTACCAGACAAGCCACAACTAACAAGTAAAGTAAGTTAAATTACCTAGGTATGTGATTAAAAAGGCAACTTTACTTGTATGATTCGCTAGTTTTACCGATAGGTTTTAAACACAATATGAATGCCAACCTATTATTCATACCAGACACTTTGACTATTATTATTTAGTTGTTTACACCCTCTATAAGCTGGACTAAGTTAATGACATTAACCAGACTATTAAACGCCTCCCTAGGGAAAAATCATGCAACAGAGTGTCCCATCTGCAATATTTATAAATTTTTTAGGTAAAGCACCTCAATGGTATAAATACACCATTATTGCATTTTTAATAATTAACCCGCTGCTGTTTCAATTAAACCCTTATTTGTCTGGCTGGGTACTGGTTATTGAGTTTATTTTTACATTGGCCATGGCGCTCAAATGTTACCCACTGCAACCTGGTGGTCTACTTGCCATTGAGGCACTATTAATTGGTATGACATCAACCACGCAAGTTGAACATGAAATAGCACAAAACCTAGATGTGCTTTTATTACTTATTTTTATGGTTGCCGGTATTTATTTCATGAAAGATCTGCTGCTGTATATTTTTACCAAGTTAGTGGTTTCAGTAAGAAGTAAGACCGTTTTATCGCTTGCCTTTGCAATAGCTGCTGCGTTTTTATCAGCTTTTTTGGATGCCCTGACTGTAATGGCGGTTGTTATTGCGGTGGCCATGGGCTTTTATAGTATTTATCACAAGGTGGCTTCAGGAAAAGATTTTATTAGTGAGCACGATATTAACGATGATAACCAAGTAAAAGAGGTAAACCGTCAAGAGCTTGAAGAGTTTCGTGCTTTTTTACGTAATTTACTCATGCATGCCTCGATTGGAACCGCACTTGGCGGCGTGTGTACTATGGTTGGTGAACCACAAAACTTAATTATTGCAGAGCGAGCAAGTTGGCTATTTGGTGAGTTCTTTTTAAGAATGCTGCCCGTTTCTTTACCCGTGCTTTTTGCGGGCTTATTAACAACCTTTTTATTAGAAAAAACAAAAACCTTTGGCTATGGGGCAAAACTGCCAGAAACAATTCATGCTATTTTAAAAAACCATGCACAAACACTTGATAAAAAACGCACCAAACGCGATAGAGTTAACCTCACAATTCAAGCACTAATCGCTATCTGGTTAATTACTGGCTTAGCGTTACACTTAGCAACCGTGGGCTTAATTGGCTTATCGGTGATTATTTTAGCCACGTCGTCTGCCGGTATAATAGAAGAGCACCAACTCGGTAAAGCCTTTGAAGAAGCCCTCCCCTTCACGGCACTACTTTGTGTATTTTTTAGTGTGGTTGCAGTAATCATCGATCAACAACTCTTTACCCCTGTGATTACTTGGGTACTAACATTTGAAGGGCACTTACAATTGGTGATGTTTTTTATCGCTAATGGATTGCTTTCAATGGTCAGTGATAATGTATTTGTCGGCACTGTATATATAAATGAAGTTGCTGCAGCTCTAAAAGCAGGTCAGATAACTCGAGACCAATTTGATTTACTTGCAGTGGCGATAAACACCGGCACAAACTTACCCAGCGTGGCCACCCCTAATGGTCAAGCTGCTTTCTTATTCTTACTGACATCAACACTAGCTCCCGTGTTACGCCTATCTTACGGTCGAATGGTGTATATGGCTTTACCTTACACTTTTGTGCTTACCTTTGTTGGGTTAAGCGCGACTTATTTTGGCTTGAGTGAAATAACCAGTTTGTTTTATGACTGGGGGATAATACAACACCACATCCCTGTAGCGAATTCTGGGCATTAAGAGCTTCCCCGACTTTGAGGAGCTAGGAAATTTCATAGCTCCTCACTTTTTCCCTTTTACTTGCTCCGCTGTTTATCCTACGTCATAATCTAAGCCCTTATTTAAATACGGATTTGTTATGAACTGGCTTGCTAATCTAAGTACTCAACGTACACCTTGGTTATTATTCAGTGGGATTGTTTTTCTGCTTGAAGTCATCGCGCTCTTTTTTCAATACAACATGGGATTAGCACCGTGCATTATGTGTATTTACCAACGCACCGCGGTATTAGGCTTACTTTTTGCCGGTATTATTGGCGCCAGTAAACCAAACAACCTCGTAGTCCGTATTGTCGCTTATACAGTGTGGGGGGTTTCAAGTGTATGGGGGTTACTAATAGCTCGTGAGCACATTGAAATGCAAACAACCACTGACCCCTTCGCATTTAGCTGTGAGTTTGAGCCAAATTTTCCAGAGTTTATGCCATTACATCATTGGATACCGCAATTTTTTGAGGCAACCGGTGATTGCGGAAACATAGATTGGCAATTTGCAGGCTTAAGTATGCCAGCATGGATGGAAGTTATTTTTGTATTGTTTACCGCCACACTTATTGCGTTAGTGGCCAGTCGATTAATCTCTAAAAAGTCACTTTAATATGTTTACTTTTTTTTCAAGCCACGTTGACGAACTTAAACACTTAAAAGTTCGTCAAAGACAAACCGTTATTGCGATCTCGTTAAGTATGCTCTCTCCTAGTGATAGAGTGTTAATGCGTATTGTAAAGCTTATGCTGCTAAGCCCATTTTTTTTAATATTTACCCTTTTTGAAGGATGGCTACTCGTGCCCTTTTTGATTGTGGCTGGTTTGAGCTACCCGCTACTAACCGCCCCCGTAGATGTTAATTTTGCTAAAAAGCACCTTGGTGCTGCCTTAAAACAGTTTAATCAGGGCGCATAGCGCCCTTTTAAGTTAAAACGCCACCTTTCCATCAAGTTTGGCTAGCATTTTTTTACCCACCCCTTTTACTTTAGCTAGATCTTCAAGTGATGCGAAATCACCATTTGTTTCTCTATAATCGATAATTGCCTGTGCTTTTTTCTTGCCAACACCTGGTAACTTAATTAACTGTTTTAAATCAGCAGTATTAATATTAACCACGGCTGATTGCATCTGCTCTGATAGCATATCGCTTTGCGCAAAGGTGGTACCCATAGGTAATAAACATAAAGCAGCGGCTAATGAGATGATTTTAATTAATTTCATACTATTTCCTTTTGTGTTCTTACATGAACATTCGTTGATTATTTACACCCAGCACTTTTACATAACGTTGTGGTTACTAAGTACTAACGGTAACAATCACTCCTTGCGACTCCTTTACTGCAACGCGTTATAAAGTGACTTAATAAATAAAGTAGAGTTACTCTTTATTGTCAACCAAGCTGCAGATAAACTAAGGCTAAAGCTTGCAAAACCACGCGCAAGCTTGTACTGTATATAAAAACAGTAATCTAATGATTTAAAATAATCATATTGCCACGTAAGTAAGCAGGAGAAATCATGGCTGTTGTTGTTAAATATGTTGTAGAACGAAACGGAGTCGAGCGCATGACGTTTACTACTAAAAAAGAAGCTGATGCCTATGACAAAATGCTCGATATTGCCGAGTCACTAGAACTCATGCTTGAAAAAGTAGATGTGCCACTAAGTGAACAACAGGTTGAGTCGCTCGCGCTGGAGATTGCAAAAAGTAAAGACGACTTTATGGCCGTACTTAAAGGTGGTAAAGAAGTACCCACTAAAGCTAAAAAAACAAAGTCAGATAACGTTGCGGATATAAAAGATAAAGCAGCGAGTTAGTACTTTCAAAAGCTCAATAGTAATTATTAAAAAAACTGAATTCGGTATTCGAATTCAGTTTTTTTATGCCTTTAAATAATAATAGCTAAAGGCAAGTAATCGGTGATTAAGCGTCATAATCTCAGCTGTTTAAACGAGATGAATGGTCTCTGCTAAAGGTCAGCCAATAAAAAATGCCAACCAGTTAAACTGATTGGCATTTATAA contains:
- a CDS encoding M28 family peptidase; its protein translation is MEQPFTYPSGLFSKAQGVNIVATKTAKNLPVIVITAHYDHLGLKAGKLHPGANDNASGVAALLYLSNALKVQSSYGFVFVATDAEENGLHGSEHFAKTMRQSPIALNINLDMLAIKKSHKRLYALTSRSLKGQLTPLFSQIKNTSVELKPVYSSRKMSRLTNTKQIDWHRASDHYSFAKQKIPYVYFSMGADNYHHTAKDTLENINTALYQEAVLLIEAFINQLLTNPEVFSPPLKAAT
- the smpB gene encoding SsrA-binding protein SmpB, translated to MAKKNSSKSTSNTIALNKKARHEYFLHDKFEAGIELQGWEVKSIRAGKVNISETYIHLKNGEAFLLGSTIQPLNSASTHVICDPLRYRKLLLSRRELDRLVGATERDGYSLIATAMYWKKCWVKLEFHLAKGKKMHDKREDGKNKDWSREKERLMKHKV
- the fadR gene encoding fatty acid metabolism transcriptional regulator FadR → MRIFKAKSPAGFAEEYIVESIWNGDFPPGSILPAERELSELIGVTRTTLREVLQRLARDGWLTIQHGKPTRVNNFWETSGLNILETLARLDEDKMPELTDQLLSARTNISAIYTRAAIKLAPERVIEILSQSDELEDSAQAFADYDYKVHHELAVAGNNRIYVLILNGFKGFYSKIGCHYFSDPRTRELARQFYKDLTKLAENKEHDGAIFMMRKYGHQTGEIWQHIRGDMPSDIMD
- a CDS encoding outer membrane protein assembly factor BamE, whose product is MQSLKTFSLWLIVALTLSSAAGCSSWVYRINIPQGNFLEQSDVDKLRVNMTREQVIYVLGRPIAEDAFDKNTWRYVYSFNKGRANEQYKSLVLNFENEKLVTVSGDYEQPENFTTPLEQ
- a CDS encoding RnfH family protein — encoded protein: MINIEIVFALPTKATTLNIEVFQGTTAEQAVIQSGIIKKCPEIDATALTLGVWNRTVKLNHELKDGDRVEIYRPLIADPKDARRKRAEKAKEEGRANKVTGGRPLDR
- the nhaB gene encoding sodium/proton antiporter NhaB produces the protein MQQSVPSAIFINFLGKAPQWYKYTIIAFLIINPLLFQLNPYLSGWVLVIEFIFTLAMALKCYPLQPGGLLAIEALLIGMTSTTQVEHEIAQNLDVLLLLIFMVAGIYFMKDLLLYIFTKLVVSVRSKTVLSLAFAIAAAFLSAFLDALTVMAVVIAVAMGFYSIYHKVASGKDFISEHDINDDNQVKEVNRQELEEFRAFLRNLLMHASIGTALGGVCTMVGEPQNLIIAERASWLFGEFFLRMLPVSLPVLFAGLLTTFLLEKTKTFGYGAKLPETIHAILKNHAQTLDKKRTKRDRVNLTIQALIAIWLITGLALHLATVGLIGLSVIILATSSAGIIEEHQLGKAFEEALPFTALLCVFFSVVAVIIDQQLFTPVITWVLTFEGHLQLVMFFIANGLLSMVSDNVFVGTVYINEVAAALKAGQITRDQFDLLAVAINTGTNLPSVATPNGQAAFLFLLTSTLAPVLRLSYGRMVYMALPYTFVLTFVGLSATYFGLSEITSLFYDWGIIQHHIPVANSGH
- a CDS encoding tetratricopeptide repeat protein, with product MNALQGKHYLLIVCLLALCACSTTDNANISVPIPTITPPMQLQQQLVESEQQIFQLDDSLKQQLNAYVQSSKSVNEIAYSLLSFLLTNGDSALSYQSTTTQTASQSYQNLNANCLSLSILAYSLAEHLGLKARFQKVHIPEYWSLNQGFNLLTGHINLAIDNKTKLKDSSLVYQRNKRLIIDFDPNSRQARFATSLLSKKRVTAMFYNNKGGEALVNKHYDLAFSYFKAAINTDASFSASWGNLGVLFKQLDDLKQAEQMYRYAIALNTDNNTAQGNLALLYTLTDRVAEGEKLLAELDKKRQENPYYHISLGNSEYVSGNFTGAISHYKKANAISPTLHESHFGLARSYFELNNIARAEFHLRKARKKADFTHDKQRYDNKLIALKSLIVKANHY
- a CDS encoding peroxiredoxin, with the translated sequence MGVLVGRQAPDFTAAAVLGNGEIVDSYNLHEKIKGKKAVIFFYPLDFTFVCPSELIAFDKRYAEFQKRGVEVIGVSIDSQFSHNAWRNTAVADGGIGKVQYALVADVKHEICKAYDVEHPEAGVAFRGSFLIDEEGNVRHQVVNDLPLGRNIDEMIRMVDALAFHSEHGEVCPAGWTEGKKGMDASPEGVAKFLSENEGEL
- a CDS encoding GIY-YIG nuclease family protein; its protein translation is MTINNQKSLNDELCNSKIKPAVWSLYIVQTRFGHWYTGITVDVARRLATHQAGKGAKNLKGKGPLVLIHQQQVGTKSDASKLEYAIKKLPRAKKEAYVAAFKGGLNTSGFVKS
- a CDS encoding type II toxin-antitoxin system RatA family toxin; amino-acid sequence: MPQIEKSALVMYSTKEMFDLVNDVEAYSQFLPNCSDSKIIKQHDNNMTASLEISKAGIKKWFTTENTLIDEQTVMLRLVDGPFKTLQGRWHFQQLDAHACKVHLQLDFEFSSKLIELAFGKIFNDVAKNMVSAFTQRAKAVYGERA
- a CDS encoding TonB-dependent receptor, encoding MKQSIAFTPSLIIGATIALSAGFSTTTYAAQQTAEKVERIQVTGSRIKRSDIEGPSPVQSINKEDIENMGYDNLQQLLERMPVAGNGTFSTRGNNQDSTANGSAAVSLRGLGADATLVLINGRRVAISAFAEGITNSFVDINSIPVSAIERIDILKDGASAIYGSDAVAGVVNVILKKDIDGIEVNLGYGGTDGPNYEETTASIVWGTTSAKSSASVIIDYFKNTSLSSDEMGRLGTANQSPYGGEDFRSSRGFPGYFYVDGVKTIDPACPAENATSSGSCLFDYGPFGYIAPASERVGAISQFEYRFDNGITGFLEMAVQHNSSIAAGAPTPLDEDAGLTVPGSHPNNPFGQDIEIGRYRTVDAGARQWDIESDTLRFVAGLKGEINDWSWETAVQKGRSKSLQTGDRSQGWVRTDFLQQEIDAGNYNPFGGTYNDPAVIDRITTSLVRQGESHMTSFDANISGEAFSFGDDVVMMAAGIEYREEDVTDTPDDQFQRGLIFGTESVSAAAERDQYAAYVEFSIPLAENLELQLAGRYDDYSDFGTTTNPKVALRWAPTDEITVRGSWAQGFRAPSLAQVGLGPSQESQFFIDNYRCDATGKDCDPLDYNIEFAGNPDLEAEESESWNVGFIWAPTTDFGLSVDVWSITQDNKIDEQEFGPIYNSECNNQNSTVCVRLPPSGTDSLGTIQKIFSTFENVSSQEVSGVDISANYNHSLDDLGLLKFNLEWAYQDKFEKDGRDYTGEYGYPEHRWIFSTNWEIGQFNTNMNISYVGEFEDTPDIDFDGNLDFDSNTSRTVDSQVLVDLQTSYRITKSAKVSLGVNNLFDEEPPFAIGDGDSDLYGYASGVHNPRGRYIYTKVSFSF